One genomic segment of Gimesia chilikensis includes these proteins:
- a CDS encoding DUF1559 domain-containing protein, whose protein sequence is MKRLTKQKRGFTLIELLVVIAIIAILIALLLPAVQQAREAARRSTCKNNLKQIGLALHNYHDTHRTFPQMEVESRRTAADDIPTESYLAWSTMILPFMDQTPLYNKINMDAPWRQPTGGNPLQPALAKTVLPAFNCPSDPMEGINSNIGSWGKSNYPAIHSPCDINPANGQGRCYSSAWNHHTSKRLRDITDGASNTILIGERTTEGRHSGAIWIGSHSYVHATAGNIGNWPYHTALMRTWQGATATPTPSTIYLINGINQNDGLAYAWSLSSSHEGGCHFVLGDGSVRFVSENTDGNTLVYLAAINDKNVLGEW, encoded by the coding sequence ATGAAACGGCTCACAAAACAAAAACGAGGTTTTACCCTGATTGAGTTGCTGGTTGTGATCGCGATCATCGCGATCCTGATCGCCCTGCTGCTACCAGCAGTACAACAGGCCCGTGAAGCAGCGCGACGATCTACCTGCAAAAACAATCTGAAGCAGATTGGTCTGGCGTTACATAACTATCACGACACACACCGGACTTTCCCTCAAATGGAAGTAGAAAGCAGACGAACCGCTGCTGACGACATTCCCACGGAAAGCTACCTTGCCTGGAGCACCATGATCCTTCCCTTCATGGATCAGACACCGCTCTATAACAAAATCAATATGGATGCTCCCTGGCGGCAGCCTACTGGTGGAAACCCATTACAGCCTGCCCTCGCCAAGACAGTGCTTCCGGCCTTTAACTGCCCTTCCGACCCAATGGAGGGAATCAATTCGAATATTGGTTCCTGGGGCAAGTCGAATTATCCAGCGATTCACTCACCCTGTGATATCAATCCCGCAAACGGACAAGGCCGCTGTTATTCATCAGCCTGGAATCATCACACAAGCAAACGCCTGCGTGACATTACTGACGGTGCCAGTAATACCATTTTGATTGGTGAAAGAACCACCGAAGGTCGTCATTCCGGCGCTATCTGGATTGGTTCACATTCTTATGTCCATGCAACAGCAGGAAACATTGGCAACTGGCCTTATCACACGGCTTTAATGCGTACCTGGCAAGGTGCCACTGCCACACCAACCCCTTCTACCATCTATTTGATCAATGGCATTAATCAAAACGATGGGCTTGCCTATGCATGGTCATTGAGCAGTTCACATGAAGGCGGATGCCACTTTGTTCTCGGTGACGGTAGTGTTCGGTTTGTCAGTGAAAACACCGATGGGAACACCCTGGTATACCTGGCTGCCATCAATGACAAAAACGTACTCGGTGAATGGTAA
- a CDS encoding sialidase family protein, giving the protein MSSRTVIWKIVMAGLLPISFLGAAEQSADSLVKQGKATRTLQLPPAKDNPRNSEGDFITLKDGRILFVYTHFTDGAADHSSAFLAGRYSSDGGKTWTAEDETIMPNDAQQNIMSVSLLRLQDGAIALFYLRKNSIHDLRPVMRISRDEAATWSEATEIIPASEVGYYVMNNDRVIQLQDGRLVLPLALHQNLPGSNRFNPNARFLCYYSDDLGKSWHRGQAAEVETQPEKKHPYMQEPGIVQLKDGTVMGFCRTNGGSQYVATSKDGGKTFSTLKPSQIISPVSPASIERIPSTGDLLLVWNNHQDIQPALRGKRTPLTIAISKDEGQTWELVQNVEDNPNGWYCYTAIEFTKDGVLLGHCAGDRTKNNGLAESQITLIPLSAIYGKD; this is encoded by the coding sequence ATGAGTAGTCGCACAGTGATCTGGAAGATTGTAATGGCAGGTCTGTTACCGATCTCATTTCTGGGTGCTGCTGAGCAATCAGCTGATTCGCTGGTGAAGCAAGGCAAAGCCACACGTACGCTGCAGCTGCCTCCTGCGAAGGACAATCCCCGCAACAGTGAAGGGGACTTCATCACCCTCAAAGATGGTCGCATCCTGTTTGTCTACACCCATTTTACCGATGGGGCCGCCGATCACTCTTCCGCTTTCCTGGCCGGACGTTACTCCTCTGATGGCGGTAAAACCTGGACCGCAGAAGATGAAACGATCATGCCGAACGACGCGCAGCAGAATATCATGTCGGTTTCACTGCTGCGTCTGCAGGATGGTGCGATCGCGCTGTTCTATCTGCGGAAGAACTCCATTCATGATCTCCGACCGGTGATGCGGATCAGCCGTGACGAAGCAGCTACCTGGAGTGAAGCGACCGAAATCATTCCTGCATCAGAAGTCGGTTACTATGTCATGAATAATGATCGGGTGATTCAGTTACAGGATGGTCGACTGGTACTGCCTTTAGCGTTACACCAGAATCTGCCTGGTTCGAACCGCTTCAATCCCAATGCCCGTTTTCTCTGCTACTATTCTGATGACCTGGGAAAGAGCTGGCACCGCGGCCAGGCAGCCGAAGTCGAGACGCAACCCGAGAAGAAACATCCTTATATGCAGGAGCCGGGAATCGTTCAGCTTAAAGACGGAACGGTTATGGGGTTCTGCCGCACGAATGGTGGTAGCCAGTATGTGGCCACATCGAAAGATGGTGGTAAAACATTCTCCACACTCAAACCTTCGCAGATCATCTCGCCCGTTTCACCCGCGTCGATTGAGCGTATTCCCTCGACTGGGGATCTACTGCTGGTCTGGAATAACCATCAGGACATTCAACCGGCATTACGCGGTAAACGGACTCCCCTGACGATCGCGATCTCGAAGGATGAGGGGCAGACCTGGGAACTCGTCCAGAATGTGGAAGACAATCCAAACGGGTGGTACTGCTATACCGCGATTGAATTTACAAAAGATGGTGTGCTGCTCGGACATTGTGCCGGAGACCGAACAAAGAACAATGGTCTGGCAGAATCACAG